The Theileria orientalis strain Shintoku DNA, chromosome 2, complete genome genome has a window encoding:
- a CDS encoding uncharacterized protein (aminoacyl-tRNA synthetase, class II (G, H, P and S) domain containing protein) has translation MSLLSFQIIIAFLFLGFENSFLNGFILPQHFYTKNFPYFLGNSYKFGRSHLPYLESHNVVNSELLGILNERSHNKIKDTLAIPDKYGLQSKISSGLYAVLPLGNRVFERLKRIIRVEMAKLNAVELTFPILQPELILEDKLKSFGSELFSLKDRDKQKYYLSPSCEDLSCILIKKENFPLSKSYLPIILYQINAKFRDELRVSESFCRSKEFLMFDAYSFHSNKNCSSVYYTLFLESFKNMLDLMKLKYRVEERSEDGVESHELRVVLGGPNSENDTDSDTLEVAHLFKFDTSYSQKNDLRYETTDRLREDVYMNSYGIGLNRLLTALVKNFSNEVGLKFPQVVAPYDLTIISCNQETDELSSLLKRGLIRKGLSVLLDDRDETIKKKVLDSKRIGIPHMILLSPKFQRMKPNKIHMELWEEINKNSRISNYYNLNQSPESLIYKKDTVNLSNYMDTAVEYHPILSENSYIIKLRDLLKLLNVS, from the exons ATGAGTCTTTTATCTTTTCAAATTATCATcgcatttttatttttgggTTTCGAaaattcctttttaaatg GCTTTATTTTGCCTCAACATTTTTACACTAAAAattttccatattttttggGTAATTCTTACAAATTTGGCCGATCTCACCTTCCTTACTTGGAATCTCACAATGTGGTTAATTCCGAATTGCTcggaattttaaatgaaagGTCCCATAATAAGATCAAGGACACACTAGCAATTCCTGATAAATATGGATTGCAGTCCAAAATATCTTCTGGTTTATACGCCGTCTTACCTTTGGGTAACCGGGTTTTTGAGCGATTAAAACGTATCATAAGGGTCGAAATGGCCAAATTGAATGCAGTTGAACTAACCTTCCCAATTTTACAGCCCGAATTAATACTGgaagataaattaaaatcgtTTGGTTCCGAATTATTCTCTCTAAAGGACCGAGATAAGCAGAAATACTACCTCAGTCCCAGCTGTGAGGATTTATCTTGTATTCTTATCAAAAAGGAGAACTTCCCGCTCTCCAAATCTTATTTGCCCATTATTCTTTACCAAATTAACGCAAAATTTCGTGATGAACTCAGGGTTAGTGAATCATTCTGTCGGAGCAAggaatttttaatgtttgaTGCATATTCTTTCCATTCTAACAAAAACTGCTCCAGTGTGTACTATACATTGTTTTTAGAatcgtttaaaaatatgttagATCTCATGAAGTTGAAGTACAGAGTCGAGGAAAGGTCCGAAGACGGCGTCGAGAGTCACGAGCTCAGGGTGGTTTTGGGTGGCCCTAACTCCGAAAACGATACTGATTCTGATACTCTGGAGGTTGCACACCTGTTTAAATTCGACACTTCTTATTCCCAAAAGAACGATTTGAGGTATGAAACTACTGATAGACTAAGGGAAGACGTATACATGAATTCGTATGGAATTGGACTTAATAGGCTGTTGACTGCACTCGTTAAAAACTTCTCAAATGAGGTTGGATTAAAATTTCCACAGGTTGTAGCACCCTATGATTTAACTATTATTTCTTGCAATCAAGAAACTGACGAGTTATCCAGCCTGCTGAAGAGGGGTTTAATTAGGAAGGGCCTTTCGGTTCTGCTCGACGACAGAGATGAGACCATAAAAAAGAAAGTCTTGGATTCAAAGCGCATAGGAATCCCACACATGATACTCTTGTCGCCCAAATTCCAAAGAATGAAACCTAACAAAATACACATGGAATTATGGGAGGAGATAAACAAGAATTCGAGGATTTCTAACtactataatttaaatcaatcGCCCGAAAGTTTGATTTACAAGAAGGATACTGTAAATTTATCTAATTATATGGATACAGCTGTAGAATATCACCCGATCTTATCGGAGAAcagttatataataaaattgcgagatttacttaaattacTCAATGTTtcttaa
- a CDS encoding serine/threonine protein phosphatase pp-x isozyme 1, translating to MGDWPRLHILLLCFSFFLGCRPFSTSKMSDIDRDIAQLKKCEYLSENEVKLLCNKAKEILIEESNVQYVDSPVTVNIHGQFYDFKELLEVGKDIPETNYLFMGDFVDRGYYSVETFLLLLCFKVRYPDRITLIRGNHESRQITQVYGFYDECIRKYGSVNVWRYCTDIFDYFSIGALIDNKYFCIHGGLSPSILTIDEIRYLDRKQEVPHEGPMCDLLWSDPESMDGWGASPRGAGFLFGGDVVRQFCHQNNIQTIARAHQLVMEGYKWWFNKALITVWSAPNYCYRCGNVASIMELDENLNCNFKKFEAVPPDKRGVPAKKPLPDYFL from the exons ATGGGGGACTGGCCTcgcttacacattttacttttatgtTTTTCCTTCTTTCTGGGATGTCGCCCCTTCTCCACTTCAAAAATGAGTGACATTGACAGGGATATTGCTCAGCTTAAGAAATGTGAGTACCTGAGCGAGAACGAGGTCAAACTGTTGTGCAACAAGGCGAAGGAGATTTTAATCGAGGAATCCAATGTACAATACGTTGATTCGCCCGTTACCGtaa ACATACATGGCCAGTTTTATGACTTTAAGGAGCTGCTTGAGGTCGGCAAGGACATTCCTGAGACCAACTACTTGTTTATGGGCGATTTCGTAGACAGAGGGTACTATTCCGTTGAAACAttcctgctccttctcTGCTTCAAGGTTAGGTACCCTGATCGCATCACTCTCATCCGCGGAAATCATGAATCTCGTCAGATCACTCAGGTGTACGGGTTCTACGACGAGTGTATACGGAAGTACGGGAGCGTCAACGTCTGGCGCTACTGCACCGACATCTTTGACTATTTTTCCATCGGCGCCCTCATCGACAACAAGTACTTTTGCATCCACGGCGGACTCTCGCCGTCCATTCTCACGATCGACGAGATCAGGTACCTGGATCGTAAGCAGGAGGTTCCGCACGAGGGGCCGATGTGTGACCTGCTCTGGTCGGACCCCGAGTCAATGGACGGTTGGGGAGCGAGTCCGCGAGGCGCCGGCTTCCTGTTTGGCGGTGACGTGGTTCGTCAGTTTTGCCACCAGAACAACATTCAAACTATCGCAAGGGCTCACCAGCTGGTCATGGAGGGGTACAAGTGGTGGTTCAACAAGGCTCTCATCACTGTCTGGTCGGCTCCTAACTACTGCTATAGGTGTGGTAATGTAGCGAGTATTATGGAACTAGACGAGAATTTAAATtgcaattttaaaaagttcGAGGCTGTTCCTCCAGATAAGAGGGGCGTTCCTGCCAAGAAACCCTTACCTGATTACTTTTTGTAG
- a CDS encoding histone, which translates to MMNERKCEIACALMGMVEITIIYIQFSELIVGDRSPDIESDAEETQPFRTENDSNESSITPNADQFANFHVNLPARNDLTPSDYDYDFENFRVEFGRGKEEKEVDEEEDKEDEDEEVEIVSEPKERLTTETREVARTESFDKVSTITTERSSRVGEGGSVSSRENVVSKEFEVPRPRIIRSRPEKEREKLATGRELTRGEKRPMSTSGGTQPSKRKYMTPAAVISQYAKGNLTNSEAMDAIMKFRVNKMLPKKVDGVYMDKEEVKIPKGYSFAKHKKSKSKRGRIGLTRIEREIRAYQESTQMLIPRSIFARIVREIAQGWFKGEGQIKFTVEALAALQVATEDEIIRLLEISTACSYHAKRITLRVDDMRLARFCRGRQNYEFTNIN; encoded by the exons ATGATGAATGAAAGAAAATGTGAAATTGCCTGTGCATTAATGGGGATGGTAGAAATAAccataatatatattcaatTCTCAGAATTAATcgt GGGTGATAGATCACCAGATATAGAGTCCGACGCGGAGGAAACTCAGCCATTTCGAACAGAAAATGATAGCAACGAGTCCTCAATAACCCCGAATGCAGACCAGTTCGCAAACTTTCACGTCAACCTTCCAGCAAGAAACGACTTAACACCGAGCGACTATGACTAcgattttgaaaatttcaGAGTGGAATTTGGAAGAGGT AAGGAAGAGAAAGAGGTGgatgaggaagaggacaaagaggatgaagatgaagaagtgGAAATTGTATCAGAACCTAAAGAGAGACTAACAACGGAGACGAGGGAAGTTGCTAGGACCGAATCATTTGATAAAGTgtcaacaataacaacagaACGTTCGTCACGTGTGGGCGAAGGAGGATCAGTAAGTTCGAGAGAGAATGTGGTATCGAAAGAATTCGAAGTTCCGAGGCCAAGAATAATCAGAAGTAGGCCAGAAAAGGAAAGAGAAAAACTGGCAACAGGACGAGAACTCACAAGAGGAGAAAAGAGACCAATGTCAACGAGCGGAGGAACGCAGCCATCAAAAAGGAAATATATGACACCAGCTGCAGTAATATCACAGTATGCAAAGGGAAATTTGACAAATTCAGAAGCAATGGACGCAATAATGAAATTTAGAGTAAACAAAATGTTGCCAAAGAAAGTGGACGGAGTGTACATGGACAAGgaagaagtaaaaataCCGAAAGGATACAGTTTCGCAAAACACAAAAAGTCCAAATcgaaaagaggaagaataGGACTGACGAGAATAGAAAGAGAGATAAGAGCATACCAAGAAAGCACGCAGATGCTGATACCGAGGTCAATTTTCGCAAGAATAGTGAGAGAAATAGCACAAGGATGGTTCAAAGGAGAGGGGCAAATTAAGTTCACAGTGGAGGCACTGGCGGCACTGCAGGTGGCAACGGAAGACGAGATAATAAGGCTGCTGGAAATATCGACTGCGTGCTCGTACCACGCGAAGAGAATAACGCTGAGAGTGGATGACATGAGGCTGGCAAGGTTCTGCCGAGGAAGGCAGAACTACGAGTTCACGAACATAAACTAG
- a CDS encoding cytochrome Coxidase subunit, whose translation MPKDIDTLMKSDPQKMDYFGSYWYWRIRGESTLMDTDSLPQKSYKQLARDLGMQVVSEPSEHMLGLLELYEYLKTSPFVGPFGTIKNPVLVPSVMTERVVGCTGGSGEHEHVPLWFRCREGFLYRCGECDQIFMLVRVLYSLPDGEDPFPADPDVDDVFDNDIIAKGQFKWNTGDYVKWPVGNATYKQLFLQGKWGNPVPESYEPDTRDTVDMQPLHKHKKYTQL comes from the exons ATGCCTAAAGATATAGACACATTGATGAAATCGGATCCACAAAAGATGGATTATTTTGGAAGTTATTGGTATTGGAGGATTCGCGGAGAATCCACTCTCATGGATACGGATTCTCTTCCACAAAAATCTTACAAACAGTTGGCCAGGGACTTGGGAATGCAAGTTGTGTCAGAACCCTCTGAACACATGTTAGGTTTACTAGAGCTTTACGAGTATCTAAAAACCTCTCCGTTTGTTGGTCCTTTTGGAACCATCAAGAACCCAGTACTTGTGCCTAGCGTCATGACCGAAAG GGTCGTCGGATGCACAGGGGGGAGTGGAGAACACGAACACGTCCCTCTATGGTTTAGGTGCAGAGAGGGATTTTTATACAGATGTGGAGAGTGCgatcaaatatttatgcTCGTGAGGGTTCTGTACTCTCTTCCGGACGGAGAAGATCCCTTCCCAGCAGACCCGGATGTGGACGACGTTTTCGATAACGACATTATCGCCAAGGGCCAGTTTAAATGGAATACTGGAGACTATGTCAAGTGGCCAGTAGGGAATGCTACCTATAAGCAGCTCTTCTTGCAAG GCAAATGGGGAAACCCTGTACCGGAATCCTATGAACCGGATACTAGAGACACCGTTGATATGCAACCATTACATAAgcacaaaaaatatacacagcTTTAA
- a CDS encoding aspartate aminotransferase, cytoplasmic: MQFFDDLPFRPLDLNFGPAMLAKEDKHPDKLDLSLGVYRSAEGEPFMFDVVKEVRAQIAGNPNQLEEYLSLLGNTQLSQASRDLLFKCKDTDEEEYKKLCERICSIHAASATNGIFIGLLFLKFNIKDANRAFTSRPCWVGYPTIVDNTRLEYGEYPYLNKDSTLDMEGMLSYFETLRRGDILLLQVSAHNPCGVDPTKEQWNQIAQVVKRKELIPFLDIAYQGYASGDLEEDSYAVRLFATMGVDFFVAHSFSKMMTVYAGRVGCLHLVMHRNDLALREKVLSNLRHICRGVHGTPVRLYSEVVHKIVTTPSLKERWLVELGKAYNRVKSARVHLYNKLIEHKVVGNWDHVYNQKGMFCYLNIPEHKVDLLRTRHHIYLISNSRLCVAQLNEKRAERVALALKDVLENE, from the exons ATGCAATTTTTCGATGATTTGCCTTTCCGTCCTCTGGACCTAAATTTCGGTCCAGCAATGCTTGCTAAGGAGGACAAGCATCCCGACAAACTTGATTTATCACTGGGTGTTTATCGTTCAGCTGAGGGGGAGCCCTTTATGTTCGA tgTGGTTAAGGAGGTGAGGGCTCAAATAGCCGGCAACCCAAATCAGTTGGAGGAATATCTTTCCCTACTTGGAAACACACAATTATCTCAGGCTTCTAGGGACTTGTTGTTCAAGTGCAAGGACACCGACGAGGAAGAGTATAAAAAGCTATGTGAACGTATATGCTCAATACACGCCGCTTCAGCAACCAACGGAATATTTATAGGACTGTTGTTCCTGAAGTTTAACATAAAGGACGCCAAT AGAGCCTTTACCAGTAGGCCTTGCTGGGTTGGATATCCGACCATAGTCGACAACACTCGTCTTGAGTATGGTGAATATCCGTACCTGAATAAGGACTCAACCTTGGACATGGAAGGAATGCTTAGTTACTTCGAGACTCTACGCAGGGGCGACATACtactccttcaggtttCCGCACACAACCCCTGTGGAGTTGACCCGACAAAGGAGCAGTGGAATCAAATAGCCCAGGTGGTGAAAAGGAAGGAGCTCATACCCTTCCTAGATATAGCCTACCAGGGCTACGCTTCCGGCGACTTGGAGGAGGACTCGTACGCCGTACGTCTTTTTGCGACCATGGGCGTTGACTTCTTCGTCGCCCACTCCTTTTCAAAGATGATGACAGTGTACGCCGGCAGAGTGGGCTGCCTCCACCTC GTCATGCACAGGAACGATCTGGCTCTTAGGGAGAAGGTGCTGTCCAATCTCAGACACATATGTAGAGGGGTTCACGGCACTCCAGTTCGTCTCTACTCTGAGGTTGTGCACAAGATTGTGACTACGCCTTCGCTTAAGGAGCGGTGGCTTGTGGAACTAGGCAAGGCCTACAACCGCGTAAAGAGCGCCAGAGTCCATCTTTACAACAAACTGATAGAGCACAAGGTCGTTGGCAACTGGGACCACGTTTACAACCAGAAGGGCATGTTCTGTTACCTGAACATACCCGAGCACAAGGTCGACTTGCTCAGGACGCGCCACCATATATACCTTATATCCAACTCTCGCCTATGTGTGGCTCAGCTGAACGAAAAAAGAGCCGAAAGAGTCGCTCTCGCCCTTAAGGACGTTCTTGAGAACGAATAA
- a CDS encoding uncharacterized protein (ribosomal protein L25/Gln-tRNA synthetase, anti-codon-binding domain containing protein) → MYYKRVLKRNHWNILKNELVNLFSQNSRDTSVTLDVLDWPAFVQKEHLLDKGLVPGLISGFGPLRKICIKTSLVHPLAFDEQFGHLSYLFTGRLYNLNYKGTIEKCVISNVQCDPLEKSVYFIRFKRHVEGQISEVNIPCTLVGLMASPAYLKGYHVELMMPTIKCEVAGSYVPPPFQIDVSKLDYEHPFRSIYLKDIEHLLPLDESVLFHRDYDLASQEVVCTYLPGTLPEQPLPPDYVDPNFLNKKGTRIHLTHKGFWPKQ, encoded by the exons ATGTATTATAAAAGGGTTCTGAAGCGGAATCACtggaatattttaaaaaatgagctcgtaaatttgttttccCAGAATAGTCGGGACACCAGTGTTACTTTGGACGTTTTGGACTGGCCGGCCTTCGTTCAGAAGGAACACCTTCTCGACAAGGGCCTGGTTCCAGGTCTCATCTCTGGCTTCGGCCCCTTGCGTAAAATCTGCATCAAAACCTCCCTTGTTCATCCCCTGGCCTTCGATGAACAGTTCGGCCATTTGAGCTACCTTTTCACAGGAAGGTTGTACAATCTCAATTACAAAGGAACCATTGAGAAGTGTGTAATATCTAACGTTCAATGCGATCCCCTCGAGAAGTCAGTTTACTTCATTAGGTTCAAGAGGCATGTGGAGGGTCAGATTTCTGAGGTCAATATTCCCTGCACACTTGTCGGCTTAATGGCTTCTCCCGCCTATTTAAAAG gTTATCATGTTGAGCTCATGATGCCTACCATTAAGTGTGAAGTTGCTGGCTCTTACGTTCCTCCTCCCTTTCAAATAGACGTTTCCAAGCTCGATTACGAGCATCCTTTCAGGTCGATTTACTTGAAGGACATTGAACACCTTCTTCCCCTGGACGAAAGTGTTCTCTTTCACCGTGACTACGACTTGGCTTCTCAGGAGGTAGTCTGCACTTATCTTCCTGGCACTTTGCCTGAGCAGCCCCTTCCTCCTGACTACGTTGACCCCAATTTCTTAAATAAGAAGGGCACTCGGATTCACTTAACACACAAAGGCTTTTGGCCCAAACAGTGA
- a CDS encoding putative peptidyl-prolyl cis-trans isomerase taCyP: MKKVGVKFTYFHLLAFFFVFSAESKYEEVPQVPQPEATHKITHHVHLGVQTDNNPQETLVLGMYGDLVPKTVKNFLAFCTGTEIEGKSYSYVNVPFHRIIPNFMVQGGDIVNKNGTGSLSIYGESFEDENFTALHKRHVIAMANRGPNTNGSQFYITTVATSWLNGHHVVFGELVEGEYVLQAIEATGSQAGMPRKTTLIKSCKVEEL, from the exons atgaaaaaagtTGGAGTTAAGTTTACctattttcatttattagCATTCTTTTTTGTCTTTTCAGCCGAATCGAAATATGAGGAAGTACCACAAGTACCACAGCCAGAAGCCACTCACAAGATAACCCATCATGTACACCTCGGAGTTCAGACGGATAACAACCCACAGGAAACCTTGGTCCTGGGAATGTACGGAGATTTGGTCCCAAAAACCGTGAAGAACTTCCTGGCATTCTGTACGGGCACCGAGATCGAAGGAAAATCATATTCATACGTAAATGTGCCGTTCCACAGAATCATCCCCAACTTTATGGTCCAG GGGGGAGATATCGTCAACAAAAACGGAACGGGCTCCCTGAGCATTTACGGAGAATCATTCGAAGATGAAAACTTCACAGCCTTACACAAGAGACACGTGATCGCAATGGCAAACAGAG GCCCAAACACCAACGGATCTCAGTTTTATATCACAACAGTGGCGACAAGCTGGCTGAACGGACATCACGTTGTTTTCGGAGAGCTGGTAGAGGGAGAGTACGTGCTTCAAGCAATTGAAGCAACAGGGTCACAAGCAGGAATGCCCAGGAAGACGACGCTGATAAAGTCCTGTAAAGTAGAGGAACTTTAG
- a CDS encoding uncharacterized protein (nuclear transport factor 2 domain containing protein) yields the protein MDTQFDQIGKQFANMYYTFMESDRKSLAQFYTNDSMMTFEQNQFKGQTQILEKIMSLPPSKHTLVTCDCQPSPNNGIVACITGDVSLDSNRPMKFSHVFQLFPNGNSYFVLNDIFRLCIG from the exons ATGGATACCCAGTTTGACCAAATTGGAAAACAATTTGCTAATATGTACTACACCTTTATGGAGTCTGATAG GAAGTCTTTGGCTCAGTTCTATACAAATGATAGTATGATGACTTTTGAGCAGAACCAATTTAAGGGACAGACTCAGATTTTGGAAAAGATAATGTCACTTCCCCCTTCTAAGCATACATTAGTAACTTGTGATTGCCAACCTTCGCCGAATAACGGAATTGTTGCTTGTATTACAg GTGATGTATCTCTCGATAGCAATCGTCCTATGAAGTTTTCTCATGTTTTTCAGCTATTTCCTAACGGCAATAGTTACTTTG tGTTGAACGACATTTTCCGTTTGTGTATCGGCTAA